The following are encoded together in the Microterricola viridarii genome:
- a CDS encoding FAD-binding oxidoreductase — protein MRSGEATLRAGTPAPEAEALLAAHGFELGHYPQSFRYATIGGFAATRSSGQNSSGYGRFDAMVTGLRVVTPSGGLDLGRAPGSAAGPDLVQLFLGSEGAFGVITEVRLRVHPVPEVRLHDAWTFRDFTAGANALRQVAQLGTGPTVIRLSDEAETGVSLAQVGRIGKALTKGCSVITVFEGEAAITAERRARTAAVLTAAGGTHAGEEPAEEWVHGRFNAPYLRDALLDHGVFCETLETATTWSKLEALKRDVTEAITRGFAAHRAKSLVLCHVSHVYPTGAALYFTILAGVKGDALAVWGEVKSGVNDAIMTSGGTISHHHAVGRDHAPWLEREIGELGVRVLAAVKAELDPAGILNPGALLAAGASEARGR, from the coding sequence GTGCGAAGCGGGGAGGCGACCCTGCGCGCGGGGACTCCCGCGCCTGAGGCGGAGGCGCTGCTGGCCGCACACGGCTTCGAACTCGGGCACTATCCGCAGAGCTTCCGCTACGCGACGATCGGCGGCTTCGCGGCCACCCGCTCCTCGGGCCAGAACTCCTCGGGGTACGGCCGCTTCGACGCGATGGTCACGGGGCTGCGCGTCGTGACCCCGAGTGGTGGCCTCGATCTCGGGCGCGCGCCGGGTTCGGCTGCCGGCCCCGACCTCGTGCAGCTCTTCCTCGGCTCCGAAGGCGCTTTCGGCGTCATCACCGAGGTGCGGCTGCGCGTGCACCCCGTGCCCGAGGTGCGGCTGCACGACGCATGGACCTTCCGCGACTTCACCGCGGGCGCGAACGCTTTGCGGCAGGTCGCGCAGCTCGGCACGGGACCGACCGTCATCCGCCTCTCCGACGAGGCCGAGACCGGGGTGAGCCTCGCGCAGGTCGGGCGCATCGGCAAGGCGCTCACGAAGGGATGCAGCGTCATCACCGTCTTCGAGGGCGAGGCCGCCATCACGGCCGAGCGACGGGCGCGCACGGCCGCCGTGCTCACGGCGGCGGGTGGCACGCACGCCGGTGAGGAGCCCGCCGAAGAGTGGGTACACGGCCGGTTCAACGCGCCATACTTGCGTGACGCGCTGCTTGACCACGGCGTGTTCTGCGAGACGCTTGAGACCGCCACGACCTGGTCGAAGTTGGAGGCGCTGAAGCGCGACGTCACCGAGGCGATCACCCGCGGCTTCGCTGCGCACCGCGCGAAGTCGCTCGTGCTCTGCCACGTCTCGCATGTCTACCCCACGGGCGCTGCGCTCTACTTCACGATCCTCGCGGGCGTGAAGGGCGACGCCCTCGCGGTCTGGGGCGAGGTGAAGTCGGGCGTGAACGACGCGATCATGACCAGCGGCGGCACGATCAGCCACCATCACGCGGTGGGCCGCGATCATGCGCCCTGGCTCGAGCGCGAGATCGGCGAGCTGGGCGTGCGCGTGCTCGCTGCGGTGAAGGCCGAGCTCGACCCGGCCGGCATCCTCAACCCAGGTGCGCTGCTGGCGGCAGGTGCCTCTGAAGCCCGGGGGCGCTGA
- a CDS encoding TetR/AcrR family transcriptional regulator, translating into MEDRQPLTDAQTGSWSARQAVEWPAWDETEQRMLDAAAELISTRGVHGVTVAEVARTAAVSRPTVYRRWSSADDIVRAALLRGAVEIIDGFDTLATTRAEIVRDVLRFSELFRTDALYGSLLEREPEVFTRYTLQRIGTSQRVILHWLAAAITIAQRGGTVRAGNPGDISVMLLLIAQSAILSHNTVSTLIDESHWSTELWHALDGHLRP; encoded by the coding sequence ATGGAAGATCGTCAACCTCTGACGGATGCCCAGACCGGCTCCTGGTCGGCCCGGCAGGCCGTCGAGTGGCCCGCATGGGACGAGACCGAGCAGCGCATGCTCGATGCCGCCGCCGAGCTCATCTCGACGCGGGGTGTGCACGGCGTCACCGTCGCCGAGGTCGCCCGAACCGCGGCCGTGAGCCGCCCGACCGTCTACCGCCGCTGGTCGAGCGCCGACGACATCGTGCGCGCCGCTCTGCTGCGCGGCGCCGTCGAGATCATCGACGGCTTCGACACGCTCGCGACGACGCGAGCGGAGATCGTGCGCGACGTGCTGCGCTTCTCGGAGCTCTTCCGCACAGACGCGCTCTACGGCAGCCTGCTCGAACGCGAACCCGAGGTGTTCACGCGCTACACGCTGCAGCGCATCGGCACGAGCCAACGCGTCATCCTGCACTGGCTCGCCGCCGCGATCACGATCGCCCAGCGCGGCGGCACCGTGCGCGCAGGCAACCCCGGCGACATCTCGGTCATGCTCCTGCTCATCGCGCAGTCCGCGATCCTCTCGCACAACACCGTCTCCACCCTCATCGACGAGTCTCATTGGAGCACCGAACTATGGCACGCACTCGACGGGCACCTTCGCCCCTAG